CCAGGGCTGCTCCGTAAAGTCCAACGGAGACTAGGAGCCGCAGACGCCTCGGAGTGATCCCTTCAATTCTGATTGGATACTGTCGAGCTTGTGTCACCCGTCAGCCTGTTGCACCTGCGGAGGAATTACGCCGGCCAGTTCTAGCTCCTCGGCCCGATGGCAGCTCGCGAAGTGTCCGGGAGCGAGCTCTCGTAGCTCGGGAGTCTCGGTGCGGCAGAGGTCAGTCGCGAACTGGCATCGCGGGTGGAAGTAGCAGCCGGACGGAGGATTGGCGGGGTTCGCAACCTCGCCCTGAAGGATTACACGCTCCCTCTCCACCCTTGGATCCGGTTCGGGGACCGACGAAAGCAGAGCGGCGGTGTAGGGATGCTTCGGTGAGGCAAACAGTTCCTCGGTCGGCGCGGTCTCAACCAGCTTTCCCACGTACATTACGGCGACGCGGTCGCTGATGTGCTTGACGACGCTCAGGTCGTGCGCCACGAAGAGGTACGTGAGCCCCAGATCTCGCTGCAGGTCCATCATCAGGTTGAGCACCTGCGCCTGGACTGACACATCGAGCGCGGACACGGGTTCGTCTGCGACGATCAGGCGCGGGTTGAGCGCCAGCGCGCGTGCGATGCCGATACGCTGCCTCTGACCTCCGCTGAACGCGTGGGGGAAGCGTCGCATGAACTCAGGCCTGAGTCCGACCAGACCGAGCAGCTCGGCCACGCGGTCCTCCCGCTCGCCTCGTGGAAACCCATCGATCACAAGCGGCTCGCCGACGATGTCCATTAGCGTCATGCGCGGGTTGAGCGAAGAGAACGGGTCCTGGAAGATCATCTGCATCTCGCGACGCAGGCTTCGAAGCTGCGCCCGAGGCACGCCGGCTACGTCAATGACCGACCCGTCTTCCGACCTGTATAGCACCTCGCCGCTCGTCGGCTCCACGGCGCGAAGGATGCAGCGTGAAGTCGTCGTCTTCCCGCAGCCGCTTTCGCCTACGAGTCCGAGTGTCTCACCCTCGTTGATGTTAAAGCTGACGTCATCAACAGCTCGTATGGCGCCGACCTCGCGCCGCAGCAAGCCTTTCTTGATCGGGAAGTACTTGCGGAGATTGCTTATCTCGAGCAGCGTGTTCGGCGAACCGTTCTTATCGACCGCTTCAGTCAAGGCCTAACCTCCTCCGTGTCCATTTCCTGTCGGCGGATGGTGCAGGAAGCAGCTGACTTCATGGTTCTTGGCGAATGGGAGCAGCGTGGGGAATTGGGTGTCACAGACATCGCCCATGAACGACGGACACCTTGGATTGAAGGGACATCCGCTCGGCCTGGCATAGGGGTGCGGCACTGATCCGGTGATCGAAGCCAGCCTGTCCTGTGACTCGTCTGACTGGATGCGGGGGATGGACTCCAGCAATGCTCGCGTGTACGGGTGCTGCGGATTGTGGAATATGTCGTCCACGGGTGCACTCTCTACCACTCGACCGAGATACATTACCACAACGTAGTCTGCCATCTCAGCGATAACCCCAAGGTCATGAGTAATCAGGATGATCGCCATGCCGTACTGATCTTGCAGAGTGCTCATTAGGTCGAGGATCTGCGACTGCGTCGTTACGTCGAGCGCGGTCGTCGGTTCGTCCGCGATGAGTATAGTCGGATTGCAGGAGAGCGCCATAGCTATCATCGCCCGCTGCCTCAGTCCGCCGCTGAGCTGGAAAGAGTATTCGTCAACTCTCTGCTCGGGAAGTGGGATGCCAACGTGGCGAAGCAGCTCGACAGCCATTTCGCGCGCTTCCGACTTGGAGACGTCCTGGTGCAACCTGATCGCCTCTATCAGCTGGTTTCCCACTGTATGCACGGGGCTGAACGATGTCATCGGCTCCTGGAAGACGTACGAGATCTCGCCGCCACGGATCGCCCGCATTTCCGTGCTATCCGGGTCGTAGGACGTGAGATCCAATACCTCTTCCGTCCCGCTACTGGACTGGCGCCTGAAGATGATCTCTCCGTCGACGATCATGCCGGGTTTATCCAGGATACCGAGTATGGACCTCGCAGTTACGCTCTTTCCGCACCCGCTCTCCCCAACGATTCCCAATGTCTGCCCCGGATACAGGTCGAACGAGGCCCCGTCTACGGCGACGACCGTGCCCTCATCCAGAGGAAAGTGGGTGGCAAGATCTCTAACGGAGAGCAGAGGCTCTCCGGTTCGTTCGCTCTGGGTTGCTGGGCTAGCCGTATGGGTCCGCTGCATCTCTGAGACCGTCTCCAAGGAAGTTGAATGCCAGTACCGCTGCAATCACCGGTATCGCCGGGACTAACAGCCAAGGTGTCAGGGCCACTGCCTGAACGTTCTGGGCCTGTTGCAGCATAACGCCCCAGCTAATTGCTGGAGGGCGCAAGCCAAGCCCCAGGAAGCTCAGTGAAGTCTCGGCAATGATGATCGCCGGGAAAGCAAGGGTCGTGGCCGCAATTATATGGCTGAGGAAGGATGGCACCATGTGCCTGAATATGATGCGCAACTGGCTGGCGCCCGCAATCTCCGCCGCCGTAACGAAGTCTTCCTCCCGCAGCGACAGGAATCGCCCTCTGACCTCGCGGGCCAGCGTCGTCCAGCCTATCAGCGAGATGATTATCGTAATCGCAAAATAGACTTTGAGTATCGACCAGTCCCTCGGGACAGCCGCTGCTATTCCCATCCAAAGCGGAATCGTCGGGATTGACCTGAGTATCTCGATCACGCGCTGGATTATGGTATCTATCCAGCCGCCGTAGAAGCCTGACAGTCCGCCCAGCAGCACACCCAGGAACAGGCTGATCGCAACGCTGACCAGGCCGATGGTCATGGAGATACGTGTCGAGAACATCAGCCGGGACCACACATCGCGTCCCTGTACATCGGTCCCGAGAATGTATATGACCTCTTCGGCCTTCGCGGGGGCATCGACGCCAAGCAGGTGCCTGTCGGTCGTAATCAGTCCGAGGAACTTGTACTCGAAGCCCCTGGCGAAGAATCTTATCGGTAACTTCACATCAGGATCAGATACATAGACCCGCTTGAAAGTTCTCGGGTCTCGTGAACCCGAGACGGCGTTGACGTGCAGGTCGGGTGTCCACCCGTCGAAGAAATGCACCCGCTGAGGCGGCATCTCTCCGCGGCGCGCCTCACTCAGGAACGGGTCGGAAGTCGCAAGGAAGTCAGCCCCGATGACCATCAGGTACATGATGATCAGGACGATGCCAGCCCCCATTGCGAGGCGGTGCCTTCGCAGCCGCCACCACATCAGCTGCCATTGAGAGGCTACGTATACCTGGTCGTCTGCGACGTCCTGGCGCGTCCCCGGGATTGCCTCCTGAGCCTGAGCCATCAGGTGACCTCCAGTCTGATACGGGGATCAATCCAGGCCAGAAGCAGGTCAGAGATGAATGTACCGATCACTGTCATGACACCGATCAACATGATTATCGTGCCGGCCAGGAACATGTCCTGGGCCAGTAGCGCCACCAGCAGCATGGGTCCCACCGTGGGAAGGCTCATCACTACTGAAATGATGATGCTCCCTGAGACCAGCAGCGGCAGCAGGTATCCGATGGTGCTGATTAGCGGATTGAGCGCGACCCTGACCGGGTACTTCAACACCACTCGCCACTCGGAGAGTCCCTTGGCGCGCGCTGTCACCACGTACGGCTTGCGCAACTCGTCCAGCAGATTGGCCCGCAGCACACGAATCAGCTGCGCTGTTCCAGCAACTGCCAGTACGATGGCCGGCAGCCATAGATGATTCAACAAGTCAATAATCTTGGCTAGGTTATATGGCGAATCTGCATACTCTGGCGAGAACAGTCCCCCGATGTTAGCGCCCAGGAACACGAACCCCAGGTACATTAAGACGAGGGCTAATAAGAAATTGGGCACAGCTAGCCCAAGGAACCCCACAAATGTAAATGCGTAGTCACCAACCGAGTACTGTTTTACAGCCGAATATATCCCGATTGGGATAGCTAAGATCCACGTGAATACGACAGACGCAAAGGCGAGAGCAGCGGTCAGCCACAACCGGTCTCCAATGACGTCCCCCACGGGGCGCTGGTAGCCCATGGACAGACCGAAGTTGCCCTGGACGACCTGGTTCATCCACTTGAAGTACTGCACGATAAACGGACTGCCCAGTCCGTACTGCTCGCGCAGGTTGGCAGCCTCTTCATCAGTGACCTGCGTACCGGTGGACAAGAGCTGAGCAACGTAAGCCGTTACGTAGTCTCCGGGAGGCAACTGGATGATCCCGAACGAAATGATCGAGATCGCCCAGATCGTCAGTAAGGCTAAAAAGAGTCGCCTGACGGCGAATGCAATCAAGTGTAGGACCTTTCAGTCAGTCATTTGGGGTTGGTGCCACCATCCCCGCCCTGACCTTGTAGCCAGGGGGAGATGGCGGCACCGCTTTAGCCGTTTGGTAGGTAGACTCTACTCGTAAGACAGAGCCTGCTGCTCACGATTCTCTTCGCTCATCCACCAGAGGGTCTGGAGTCGAGAGATACCGGGAGTCTTGGTGTCCGGGCTGTTGAACTGCCGCTCGGGCACGTTGCCGAGATCGACGTTCGAGACCCTTACGCCCAGCGAAGCGGGGGACTGACCGACCAGTCCAACGGACCATGCCTGATCGAGCACGATGCGCCAGATCTGCTTGCCAATCTCGATGCGCTCTGCTTCAGGAACACCAAAGGCCTTCTTGTAGAGCGTCATCACTTCCTTCAGCTCAGCGTGAGGCTCCTGGCCCCTTTCGCCGTTAGACTGGAACCACAGGCCGAGGGCCGATCCCATCTCATTGCTGGTGAAGGCCGGGAATACGTGGCCTGGGAAGGTGAACAGGTGCTCGCTGCCGTCACCCCAGGAGACGCGAATCTGGTTCTCGTCTGATGCCTGGACTGTTCCGGCAAGGCTCCGCTCCATCGCCAGTACGTTGGTCTTGACCCCCAGGAATCTCTCCCAGTGCTCGGCGACCATCTCGGCCATCTGTACGAACTCAATGAACTGCGCGGTGCGGGCGCTGATCTCGATCACGAGCCGCTCGCCGTTGTCCGTGCGAAGCCTGAATCCGTCTGAGTCCTTGTCCGGGAGGATCTCGTCCAACATCGCGTTGGCCGTATCGGGGTCAAAGGTCGCCCATACGCCGCGATACTCGGACTCTGGTCCAGGTGAGAACGGGTTGGTTGGCGCCGGCGCAAACGAACCGGGGACACCGAATCCGAGGAAGAACACCTCGTTCATCTGTTCGCGGTCGATTCCGATTGCAAGCGCGCGCCTGAAGTCCACGTTGCGGTACAGGTCGCCGATGTACGGATCGACCTGGTACGACATGTTGAACTTGACGGTTGCGTCTGCTCCTGCTTCCTGGGTGTCGAAGTGCAGCTTGTAGCCGCCCTTCTCCTGATTCTCCAGGTACAGCGGCACCTTCGCCATGTTCAGGTGCCTGCCCTGCCAGTCGTACTCACCTGCGATGGCGCGCAGGTTGATGACCTCGAGGTCTTCAGCCAGCGTCAGGATCACTACGTCGATATACGGGAGCTGATTGCCGTCCGTATCCACCATCCAATAGTACGGATTGCGCTCCAGCTTCCACGTGTCGGAGTTGATCGGGGTGACCGTCACCCAGGGCGTGATCGCTGGAAGCTCGGTATTGAGCGCCCAGTCGTTCTTGAACTTGATGAGGTTCACCCAGTTGTCGTACCCCTCATCGTCGACAATCTTCTGGACGGTATCGTCACCGGCAATAGAAGGCAAGAACTGCTCAAGGTAGTGCTTGGGTGCCACCATGCCGAGCAGGGCCGGGCCCTGGTAGGCGTGTCCACCCAGGTGCGTCGAGCCTGCCAGGACGTCGAGGAAGAAGTAGTAGGGGTCCTCGAACGTGATCTTGATGGTTGTCGAGTCGACCTTCTCAAGCGTGCCCTGCTTGCCGTTGATGGCGAACCAGGAAGACTTGGTGGGGACCAACTCGTCATTCAGGTACAGCTGCTCGTACCAGAACTCGAAGTCGTCAGCGGTGAATGGTGCGCCGTCCGACCACTTCATGCCCTCGCGGAGGTTCAGCGTGTACTCGCGACCGTCGTTGGCGACTTCCCAACTCTTTATTACGTTCGGGCCGGGGTTGTTGCCGGTGTAGTCCCAGAACAGCATGTGGTCCGGGCCGGTGCAGCAACGATAGCCATTCCACTTGTCGGCAGGGCCTGTGAATCCACGCCGCAGGATGCCGCCGTACTGGCCGGTACCGTGGAGAGGCTCGATTACCATCAGGTCTGACTGTTTAGGCAGTCTCTCCTCAACGGGAGGAAGCGTGCCCGCAGAGACCAGTGCCGCAAGTTGAGGTGCCTCACCGAACGATGTCGGGAACTGGCTCTCGTCAGTTACGACCGATGGCCCTTCCAGCTTTCCAACGAGTCCGGTCTCCGTAGCTGGCGCCGACGGGGCCGGTGCTGCGGGAGCGGCGGTTGCCGCCGGAGCGGGCTGCGACGGTGCTGCGGGAGCGGCAGTAGCCGCTGGTGCGGGAGCCGGAGCCGCCGGAGCCTGAGTGGCTGCTGGAGCCGGCTGCGATGGGGCGGGTTCCTCTTCTTCAGAAGTGCTGCACGCCGCAAGAGTAAGCGCGGCAAAAAGCAACACAAGCGGGAGGACCAGGAAAATCCTCTTCAGACGCATGTTATTTCTCCTCCTAAGAGATTGCTGCCGGGCCCTGCTCTTACCGAGGCCGGTTCTGTGCTGACTGCGTCAACACTGAATCCTGCATCGTGAAATGCAATGCCCAGCACTGTTGGCGCGTATCTTAGGAGTCGAAATCGAAAGTGTCAACATTCAGTTAACGAATCGGAGACCCCTGGTGCATTCTGGGGCGTGTACCGGGAAATCGGCGCTATGAGTCAGGCCACGAATCCCCGCTGTAGGCTGCTTCCCAGAAGAGGTACTCGTAGCGCAGCGCAGTGTGAAAGGCCCGCTCTATCTTCGGACGCTGAGTACCGAGATTCGTGGTGTCCATGTACTCCTTGCACCAGCCGACGAAGTGGCCCAATACGGCTGGGCCGTGCAGGTCTATCCACTGCCGGTAGATCGGGTTGGATGGCCGCTTTCCCTGTTCGATTAGGCGTGTACCCCAGTCCAGATATGTCCCCTCGGTGACGTAGCAGACGGTTACTATCTCCTCGAAGCTGCCCTCGGTCCCAGTCCTCACAAGGAAGTCGCCAAATCCCTGTGTGACAGGGGATGCGCCGACCGCCGAATACTCCTCTTCAGTTGCCTGCAGCACGTCGAAAGCTCGAAGGAAGAACTGGTTCTCTGCTGCCGCCTGCGGGTCGAGTATCCCGGCCAGGAAGGAGTGCAAGTGGCTGGCCGCTACGAGGTCGGGTGCCTTCGCTACTCCCAAGCTCATCATGGCGACCAGGTCGTTCACGAACACGTAGTCCTGGAGGAAGTAGCGCCTGCCCCGCTCCAGTGACAGCGTGTCGTCGCCCATCTCGACCACGAACGGGTGGTGTGTCATTTTCTGCCACAGATCGTTGTGACGATCCCTGAGCTCTTGGATCAGTGACATTTCAGAGCCTTTCGATAATTTGCTTTCACCCGATTCTCTCTAATAGATAGTCGTTCACCCTGAGCCTGTCGAAGGGCCTACTCTCCAATCAGGTCCGCGTCGAACGCGTCCGACGCTGCAAAGCTGCCGTCAATCATGCCCTGCTGCTTCATCCAGTCCACGAAGCCCTGCCACCGGTCCGACTCCTGCGTCCCGAATCCGCCGCCGCCTGGCAGTTGCCACTGAGGCACGAGCAGGTCTGCTCCTGGCCTGTCTATCCCCTCGTCAATCTCGCCGGGGTTCTCCTCTACAAGTATGTCCACGCCAGCCTGCGGATCGCTTATCGCTTCCTCGAATCCCTTCTTGATCGCTCGGGCGAACCTCTCGGCGACGTCCCGGTTTTCCTCCAGGTAGTCTTCGCTCGTCACCAGCACCAGCTCGTAGTAGTCCGGCACTCCCCAATCCTGCATCTTCATCACGTTGACCGGATGGCCCTGGTTCTCCAGCAGAATCGACTCGTGCGTCCAATAGGCGCCCACAGCGGCGTCGACCTTCTCGGTGATCAGGGATTCACCGATGTTGAAGCCGATGTTTACAAGCTCCACCTCGGCGAGGCCGCCGGCGACACCGTCTGCCTTGAGCATTGTGTCGAGCAGTGGCTCGTTTGTGGGAATGCCTGGGTAGCCGACCTTCTTGCCGGCTAGTTGGGAAGGCCGAGTGATGCCCGACGACTCCAGCGCCATCACCGAGTTCAGCGGGTGCTGCACGACGGCCGCAATCGACACGACTGGTACGCCTTCGTTTCGGGCCAGTATGACGTCGGGCTGGTAGTTCATCCCGAAGTTGTCTGAACCCGACGCGACGGTCTGAAGCACCGTCGAAGGGTCAGAAGGCGTGTACATCGTGACGTCCAGACCCTCTTCCTCGAAGTACCCCTTCTGCTTCGCGATGAAGAGGCCAAGGTGGTTCGCGTTGGGATACCAGTCCAGCGCGAGCTTCACTGGCACCGCCTCTTCTTCGGTGCTGCACGCTACTGACATCAGCGCTATTGCAGCCGCCACAATGAACAGAGTGATCGTACGCTTCATCTTCATTTACTCCTTACCGAAGACTTACCACTGACCCCTCTGCCTCGGGGAGAGGGTGAAAATTACAGATATCTACTTCTCTCAGCCCTCCAGGACAGGAGGAGATCTTGAGAAGATTCCACATTCACAATTCCGAATTCTTCGCCGCCCTCCACCAGGGGATGGCAAAGCGTTCGATGATTCCAATTGATGCGAACAGGCCAACTCCCATCACGGACAGGATCGCGATTGCGGCGAACACCCGCTCGGTCAGGAACTGCGGCTTGGACCGGATCATCAGGTATCCCAGTCCCTCGCTCGAACCGACCCACTCGCCGATCACCGCTCCAATTACGCTTACCGCTATCGCTACCCGCATCCCGCTGAACAGGTAGGGCAGGGACGTGGGGACCTGTACCTTGAAGAACACTTGGAGCCTGTTGGCACCGAGCGTTCGCATGAGGTTGACCATGTCGCGGTCCACCGACTTCAGACCGTCCACCAT
This genomic stretch from Dehalococcoidia bacterium harbors:
- a CDS encoding dipeptide ABC transporter ATP-binding protein yields the protein MTEAVDKNGSPNTLLEISNLRKYFPIKKGLLRREVGAIRAVDDVSFNINEGETLGLVGESGCGKTTTSRCILRAVEPTSGEVLYRSEDGSVIDVAGVPRAQLRSLRREMQMIFQDPFSSLNPRMTLMDIVGEPLVIDGFPRGEREDRVAELLGLVGLRPEFMRRFPHAFSGGQRQRIGIARALALNPRLIVADEPVSALDVSVQAQVLNLMMDLQRDLGLTYLFVAHDLSVVKHISDRVAVMYVGKLVETAPTEELFASPKHPYTAALLSSVPEPDPRVERERVILQGEVANPANPPSGCYFHPRCQFATDLCRTETPELRELAPGHFASCHRAEELELAGVIPPQVQQADG
- a CDS encoding ABC transporter ATP-binding protein, yielding MQRTHTASPATQSERTGEPLLSVRDLATHFPLDEGTVVAVDGASFDLYPGQTLGIVGESGCGKSVTARSILGILDKPGMIVDGEIIFRRQSSSGTEEVLDLTSYDPDSTEMRAIRGGEISYVFQEPMTSFSPVHTVGNQLIEAIRLHQDVSKSEAREMAVELLRHVGIPLPEQRVDEYSFQLSGGLRQRAMIAMALSCNPTILIADEPTTALDVTTQSQILDLMSTLQDQYGMAIILITHDLGVIAEMADYVVVMYLGRVVESAPVDDIFHNPQHPYTRALLESIPRIQSDESQDRLASITGSVPHPYARPSGCPFNPRCPSFMGDVCDTQFPTLLPFAKNHEVSCFLHHPPTGNGHGGG
- a CDS encoding ABC transporter permease — its product is MAQAQEAIPGTRQDVADDQVYVASQWQLMWWRLRRHRLAMGAGIVLIIMYLMVIGADFLATSDPFLSEARRGEMPPQRVHFFDGWTPDLHVNAVSGSRDPRTFKRVYVSDPDVKLPIRFFARGFEYKFLGLITTDRHLLGVDAPAKAEEVIYILGTDVQGRDVWSRLMFSTRISMTIGLVSVAISLFLGVLLGGLSGFYGGWIDTIIQRVIEILRSIPTIPLWMGIAAAVPRDWSILKVYFAITIIISLIGWTTLAREVRGRFLSLREEDFVTAAEIAGASQLRIIFRHMVPSFLSHIIAATTLAFPAIIIAETSLSFLGLGLRPPAISWGVMLQQAQNVQAVALTPWLLVPAIPVIAAVLAFNFLGDGLRDAADPYG
- a CDS encoding ABC transporter permease, which encodes MIAFAVRRLFLALLTIWAISIISFGIIQLPPGDYVTAYVAQLLSTGTQVTDEEAANLREQYGLGSPFIVQYFKWMNQVVQGNFGLSMGYQRPVGDVIGDRLWLTAALAFASVVFTWILAIPIGIYSAVKQYSVGDYAFTFVGFLGLAVPNFLLALVLMYLGFVFLGANIGGLFSPEYADSPYNLAKIIDLLNHLWLPAIVLAVAGTAQLIRVLRANLLDELRKPYVVTARAKGLSEWRVVLKYPVRVALNPLISTIGYLLPLLVSGSIIISVVMSLPTVGPMLLVALLAQDMFLAGTIIMLIGVMTVIGTFISDLLLAWIDPRIRLEVT
- a CDS encoding ABC transporter substrate-binding protein; translated protein: MRLKRIFLVLPLVLLFAALTLAACSTSEEEEPAPSQPAPAATQAPAAPAPAPAATAAPAAPSQPAPAATAAPAAPAPSAPATETGLVGKLEGPSVVTDESQFPTSFGEAPQLAALVSAGTLPPVEERLPKQSDLMVIEPLHGTGQYGGILRRGFTGPADKWNGYRCCTGPDHMLFWDYTGNNPGPNVIKSWEVANDGREYTLNLREGMKWSDGAPFTADDFEFWYEQLYLNDELVPTKSSWFAINGKQGTLEKVDSTTIKITFEDPYYFFLDVLAGSTHLGGHAYQGPALLGMVAPKHYLEQFLPSIAGDDTVQKIVDDEGYDNWVNLIKFKNDWALNTELPAITPWVTVTPINSDTWKLERNPYYWMVDTDGNQLPYIDVVILTLAEDLEVINLRAIAGEYDWQGRHLNMAKVPLYLENQEKGGYKLHFDTQEAGADATVKFNMSYQVDPYIGDLYRNVDFRRALAIGIDREQMNEVFFLGFGVPGSFAPAPTNPFSPGPESEYRGVWATFDPDTANAMLDEILPDKDSDGFRLRTDNGERLVIEISARTAQFIEFVQMAEMVAEHWERFLGVKTNVLAMERSLAGTVQASDENQIRVSWGDGSEHLFTFPGHVFPAFTSNEMGSALGLWFQSNGERGQEPHAELKEVMTLYKKAFGVPEAERIEIGKQIWRIVLDQAWSVGLVGQSPASLGVRVSNVDLGNVPERQFNSPDTKTPGISRLQTLWWMSEENREQQALSYE
- a CDS encoding TenA family protein, which encodes MSLIQELRDRHNDLWQKMTHHPFVVEMGDDTLSLERGRRYFLQDYVFVNDLVAMMSLGVAKAPDLVAASHLHSFLAGILDPQAAAENQFFLRAFDVLQATEEEYSAVGASPVTQGFGDFLVRTGTEGSFEEIVTVCYVTEGTYLDWGTRLIEQGKRPSNPIYRQWIDLHGPAVLGHFVGWCKEYMDTTNLGTQRPKIERAFHTALRYEYLFWEAAYSGDSWPDS
- a CDS encoding ABC transporter substrate-binding protein, yielding MKRTITLFIVAAAIALMSVACSTEEEAVPVKLALDWYPNANHLGLFIAKQKGYFEEEGLDVTMYTPSDPSTVLQTVASGSDNFGMNYQPDVILARNEGVPVVSIAAVVQHPLNSVMALESSGITRPSQLAGKKVGYPGIPTNEPLLDTMLKADGVAGGLAEVELVNIGFNIGESLITEKVDAAVGAYWTHESILLENQGHPVNVMKMQDWGVPDYYELVLVTSEDYLEENRDVAERFARAIKKGFEEAISDPQAGVDILVEENPGEIDEGIDRPGADLLVPQWQLPGGGGFGTQESDRWQGFVDWMKQQGMIDGSFAASDAFDADLIGE